The following are encoded together in the Hemicordylus capensis ecotype Gifberg chromosome 4, rHemCap1.1.pri, whole genome shotgun sequence genome:
- the LOC128323241 gene encoding leucine-rich repeat protein soc-2 homolog, which translates to MAGRKMKPACRTPLPCLGTDLPWKYQTEHDPQHEGGKKLKLEGKELVVVPPQLFALEGLQVLEMSPERESCLRYRMDLIPHEIGQLRNLTFLYLDSNNLKELPVEIGSLANLERLTLSNNSLISLPKEIRGLQRLRSLHLANNNLAELPASICQLRSLVFLDATDNHISFLPDSIRQLQKLETLLLLFNSLESLPRGICFLKSLGTLWLGHNKLPALPPNFGWLVNLDWGSNYCSCNFEGNPLVQPPPEVCSGGPTAIRRYFASL; encoded by the coding sequence ATGGCTGGCAGGAAGATGAAGCCAGCCTGTCGCACCCCTTTGCCCTGTCTTGGCACTGACCTGCCATGGAAATATCAAACAGAACATGATCCTCAGCATGAAGGTGGGAAAAAGCTCAAATTAGAAGGCAAGGAATTGGTGGTGGTGCCTCCCCAGCTCTTTGCACTGGAAGGACTGCAGGTTTTGGAGATGAGCCCAGAAAGGGAGAGCTGTCTGAGGTATAGGATGGATCTCATCCCACATGAAATTGGACAGCTGAGGAACCTAACATTCCTCTACTTGGACTCCAACAACCTGAAAGAACTTCCTGTTGAGATTGGCTCTTTAGCCAACTTGGAAAGGCTTACTCTTAGCAACAACAGTTTAATCTCCCTGCCCAAGGAGATTAGGGGCCTCCAGAGACTCCGCAGCCTCCATCTGGCGAATAACAACCTGGCCGAACTGCCAGCATCCATCTGTCAGCTGAGGAGTCTGGTCTTCCTGGATGCCACAGATAACCACATCAGtttcctccctgacagcatccGGCAACTACAGAAACTGGaaactctgctgctgctcttcaacTCTCTGGAGAGTTTGCCAAGGGGAATCTGCTTTTTGAAGTCTTTGGGCACTCTCTGGTTGGGCCACAACAAGCTGCCGGCCCTTCCACCGAACTTTGGCTGGTTGGTGAATTTGGATTGGGGATCAAATTACTGTTCATGCAATTTTGAGGGCAATCCACTGGTGCAGCCACCCCCTGAAGTATGCAGTGGGGGGCCTACTGCAATCAGAAGGTATTTTGCCTCATTGTAA